A genomic window from Psychrilyobacter piezotolerans includes:
- a CDS encoding methylaspartate mutase subunit E, whose protein sequence is MNIKNKKWTEEEFFKVREEVLKQWPTGEEVDLAEGVKYLKELPDHKNFAKKLWTAKQDGKTLAQPRAGVALLNEHIELLSFLSEEGGADLLPSTIDSYTRLNRYEECERGIKESEKAGRSLLNGFPGVNYGVKGCKRVLEAVDKPLQVRHGTPDARLLAEITMSAGWTSYEGGGISYNLPYAKSVSMERTIRDWQYVDRLVGWYEEQGVSINREPYGPLTGTLVPVSISNAVQIIECLLAAEQGVKSITLGYGQCGNLVQDVAAIRTLQELAEEYCEKLGYENMQITTVFHQWMGGFPEDESKAFGVISNGAAAAALSGATKVIVKTTHEAIGIPTKEANANAIKATKMVLNLLEGQTLPDSEELETEIKQVKAEIKCIMDKVYDLGNGDLALGTIEAVKQGVIDIPFAPANVNMGKMLPARDNKGRIRYLECGNIPFTDEIKAFNTAELQKRADFEGREISFQMTVDDIFAVGKGTLIGRPEKK, encoded by the coding sequence ATGAATATTAAAAATAAAAAGTGGACAGAGGAAGAATTTTTTAAAGTAAGAGAAGAAGTATTAAAGCAATGGCCTACAGGTGAAGAGGTAGATTTAGCTGAAGGTGTTAAATATCTAAAGGAATTACCTGATCATAAAAACTTCGCTAAAAAGTTATGGACAGCTAAGCAAGATGGAAAAACATTAGCACAGCCTAGAGCGGGTGTAGCATTATTAAATGAACATATAGAGTTATTAAGCTTCTTATCTGAAGAGGGTGGAGCAGATTTATTACCATCAACTATAGATTCATACACTAGATTAAATAGATATGAAGAGTGTGAAAGAGGAATTAAAGAATCAGAAAAAGCAGGAAGATCATTATTAAATGGTTTCCCAGGTGTAAACTATGGAGTAAAAGGTTGTAAAAGAGTATTAGAAGCAGTGGACAAGCCGTTACAAGTAAGACACGGAACTCCTGATGCAAGATTATTGGCTGAGATCACAATGTCTGCTGGATGGACTTCATATGAAGGTGGAGGAATTTCTTATAACTTACCATATGCTAAATCAGTATCTATGGAAAGAACAATAAGAGACTGGCAATATGTAGATAGATTAGTAGGATGGTACGAAGAGCAAGGTGTTTCTATCAATAGAGAACCTTACGGACCATTAACAGGAACTTTAGTTCCAGTATCAATATCAAATGCAGTACAAATAATAGAGTGTTTATTAGCAGCGGAACAAGGTGTTAAGAGTATCACTTTAGGATATGGACAATGTGGAAACTTAGTTCAAGACGTAGCAGCTATCAGAACTTTACAGGAGTTAGCTGAAGAGTACTGTGAAAAATTAGGATATGAAAATATGCAAATAACTACAGTATTCCATCAATGGATGGGTGGATTCCCAGAAGATGAATCTAAAGCTTTTGGTGTAATCTCAAATGGAGCAGCAGCAGCAGCATTATCAGGAGCAACAAAAGTAATCGTAAAGACTACTCATGAGGCTATCGGAATCCCTACAAAAGAAGCTAATGCCAATGCAATAAAAGCGACTAAGATGGTATTAAACTTATTAGAAGGACAAACATTACCTGATTCTGAAGAGTTAGAAACAGAAATCAAGCAGGTAAAAGCAGAGATCAAATGTATCATGGATAAGGTATATGACCTTGGAAATGGAGACTTAGCTCTTGGTACTATTGAAGCAGTTAAGCAAGGTGTAATTGATATTCCATTCGCACCTGCAAACGTAAACATGGGTAAAATGTTACCGGCTAGAGATAACAAAGGTAGAATCAGATATTTAGAGTGTGGAAACATTCCATTCACAGACGAGATCAAGGCATTCAATACAGCTGAATTACAAAAAAGAGCAGACTTTGAAGGTAGAGAGATCAGTTTCCAAATGACAGTAGATGATATATTTGCAGTAGGAAAAGGAACTTTAATCGGAAGACCGGAAAAGAAATAA
- a CDS encoding WYL domain-containing protein: MKKIRVTIPKYMGDILKYDAVEFGLSKNYLLNYLVKNYSLLREKDIPVLEGEKEIVQFNLNKENEDFYREVYNRSEFETEASFIRTLIYGYISQSKVIRERFIFKKLIGKIQRGIKDKKKIKIKFETAEKIVSPYNILYSSMEVSNYLFCYSEEDQNYKNYRLCNIKYVYILDENSYTGDTEYLRKVREDFDPFLSYGLPVEIRLSERGQEKYDRIKTNRPKLIEKLDDRWIVEGSQEKIKRYFAYFMSDAEIISPMNLREWFFEEAKKMIEMYG, from the coding sequence TTGAAGAAAATAAGAGTTACTATCCCAAAGTATATGGGAGATATATTGAAGTATGATGCTGTAGAATTCGGCCTGAGTAAAAATTATCTGTTAAATTATCTGGTGAAAAATTACAGTCTGCTAAGGGAAAAGGATATACCTGTACTTGAGGGGGAAAAGGAAATTGTTCAGTTCAATTTAAATAAGGAAAATGAGGATTTTTATAGGGAGGTATATAACAGAAGTGAGTTTGAAACAGAAGCTTCCTTTATTAGAACTTTGATATACGGGTATATATCCCAATCCAAGGTTATAAGGGAGAGGTTTATATTTAAAAAATTAATAGGAAAGATCCAGAGGGGGATAAAAGATAAAAAAAAGATAAAGATTAAATTTGAAACAGCCGAAAAAATTGTGAGCCCGTATAATATTTTGTATTCCAGCATGGAAGTGAGTAATTATTTGTTCTGTTATTCAGAGGAAGATCAAAATTATAAAAACTACAGGTTATGTAATATTAAATATGTGTATATATTGGATGAAAACAGCTATACAGGAGATACAGAATATCTTAGGAAGGTAAGGGAAGATTTTGATCCGTTTTTATCCTATGGCCTGCCAGTTGAGATAAGATTAAGTGAAAGGGGTCAGGAAAAATATGACAGGATAAAGACCAACAGACCTAAATTAATAGAAAAATTAGATGACAGGTGGATAGTGGAGGGATCCCAGGAGAAGATAAAAAGGTATTTTGCTTATTTTATGAGTGATGCAGAGATAATATCTCCCATGAATTTGAGAGAATGGTTTTTCGAGGAAGCTAAAAAGATGATAGAGATGTATGGTTAA
- the cysK gene encoding cysteine synthase A, producing the protein MKILNNILETVGRTPILKINNINDTHAEIYIKLESFNPAGSVKDRVALNMIEEAEKSGQLKKGDTIIESTSGNTGIGLAMVCAVKGYKLIIVMPDCVSVERRQLLKAYGAELVLTDGSQGMKGCLCKLDKLMKQHPNSFAPDQFSNPANPMAHYNSTGTEIWETFKDELDIFVCGTGTGGSFSGVAKYLKEKNNDIYTVAVEPMRAPFISTGVTGPHDIQGMGMSAGFIPSTFDPSVMDEIATISYEEAQEITNRLAREEGVLGGVSSGANLATAINIARRPENKGKKILTFIMDTGERYLSSGIFY; encoded by the coding sequence ATGAAAATATTAAATAACATCCTAGAAACTGTTGGAAGAACTCCAATTTTAAAAATAAATAACATCAACGATACCCATGCAGAGATCTATATCAAATTGGAATCTTTTAATCCTGCCGGTTCTGTAAAAGACAGGGTAGCTCTGAATATGATAGAGGAAGCTGAAAAAAGCGGACAGTTAAAAAAAGGCGATACAATTATCGAGTCAACCAGTGGAAATACAGGAATCGGCCTGGCTATGGTCTGTGCTGTGAAAGGATATAAGTTGATCATTGTAATGCCTGACTGCGTAAGTGTAGAGAGAAGACAGCTTTTAAAAGCCTATGGAGCTGAATTAGTTTTAACCGACGGGTCTCAGGGGATGAAAGGCTGTTTATGTAAACTGGATAAACTGATGAAACAGCATCCAAACAGTTTTGCTCCTGACCAGTTTTCAAACCCGGCTAACCCTATGGCACACTATAATTCCACCGGGACTGAGATTTGGGAAACTTTTAAAGATGAATTGGATATCTTTGTCTGCGGAACCGGAACCGGTGGAAGTTTTTCAGGGGTAGCAAAATATTTAAAGGAAAAAAATAATGATATCTATACTGTTGCTGTAGAACCTATGAGGGCTCCATTTATCTCTACAGGAGTTACTGGTCCCCACGATATCCAGGGAATGGGTATGAGTGCCGGGTTTATTCCTTCTACATTTGACCCATCTGTTATGGATGAGATAGCTACTATCTCCTATGAAGAGGCCCAGGAGATCACCAACAGGCTAGCCAGGGAAGAAGGAGTCCTGGGAGGAGTTTCTTCCGGAGCAAACTTAGCTACAGCAATAAATATAGCTAGGCGTCCTGAAAATAAAGGCAAAAAAATCCTGACTTTCATTATGGATACAGGAGAAAGATATCTTTCCAGCGGTATATTTTATTAA
- a CDS encoding peptide MFS transporter, which produces MTTVMAEKEGHPKGFWLMCFTILWERFSYYGMTAILVLFFTANLTQGGLGMDVKTATSLFGFFTGFIYLTPIIGGWLADNYLGQQKCIFIGCVLIGTGDLILFGSQSRMTLYMALITIIIGNGFFKASGTNIIGNLYPKEDTARKDAAYSLQYTAVNLGAFLAPLIIGLVADNLFSVVGRDGAIIFYGYKTAFAFCGGGILVGAFVFKMLAPRYLKEVGRDPIAHSYRGKDGRVIKEPLTKDEKNKVSALLIICVFVTVFWTAFNQSYTSFALYARDFVDRSVGEFDIPVPWFTSLNSILCVTIAPILGIIWIKLSKTKKGDLSIPVKMSLGMLLMSLGFGIMVLSVFSTNGTSDPGVKAGLVFITGTYFFNTVGELCLSPVGNAMVNRLAPAKYTTLFMGLWFLTNFFASIFSGIIAGFTQNFGFSTIFSGIGILLFIMSVSLFWMRKPLLRLMGEEEREVVLKKA; this is translated from the coding sequence ATGACGACGGTTATGGCTGAAAAAGAGGGGCATCCAAAAGGATTTTGGTTGATGTGTTTTACTATTTTATGGGAAAGATTTAGTTATTATGGAATGACAGCTATATTAGTTTTATTTTTTACGGCTAACTTAACTCAGGGTGGATTAGGGATGGATGTAAAAACTGCCACTTCTCTTTTTGGTTTTTTTACTGGATTTATTTATTTAACACCGATAATTGGCGGCTGGTTAGCAGATAATTATTTAGGACAGCAAAAATGTATTTTTATAGGATGTGTACTCATAGGAACAGGAGATTTAATTCTATTTGGAAGTCAGAGTCGGATGACATTATATATGGCTTTAATAACTATAATAATAGGAAATGGTTTTTTTAAAGCCAGCGGGACTAATATTATAGGGAACTTATACCCTAAGGAGGATACGGCCAGAAAAGATGCAGCCTATAGTTTACAATATACGGCAGTTAATTTAGGAGCATTTTTGGCACCTTTAATAATAGGCTTAGTTGCAGATAATTTGTTTTCTGTAGTTGGAAGAGATGGAGCTATTATATTTTATGGCTATAAAACAGCTTTTGCATTTTGCGGGGGGGGAATACTGGTAGGCGCTTTTGTATTTAAGATGCTGGCACCAAGATATTTAAAAGAGGTTGGGAGGGATCCTATAGCTCACAGTTACCGAGGTAAAGACGGAAGGGTTATTAAAGAACCTTTAACAAAAGATGAAAAAAATAAAGTGTCTGCTCTACTAATAATATGTGTTTTTGTAACTGTATTCTGGACAGCATTTAATCAGTCTTATACTTCTTTTGCTCTTTATGCAAGGGATTTTGTGGATAGAAGTGTTGGAGAATTTGATATTCCTGTGCCTTGGTTTACATCACTTAATTCAATTTTATGTGTTACCATAGCTCCTATATTGGGGATTATTTGGATTAAATTGTCCAAAACAAAAAAAGGCGACCTGTCTATTCCTGTAAAGATGTCTCTTGGAATGCTCCTTATGTCGTTAGGTTTTGGAATTATGGTTCTTTCTGTATTTTCAACTAACGGAACTTCGGATCCCGGTGTTAAAGCCGGGCTGGTATTTATAACAGGAACTTATTTTTTCAATACTGTAGGAGAACTTTGTTTATCCCCGGTGGGAAATGCCATGGTAAACAGGTTAGCTCCGGCTAAGTATACTACTTTATTTATGGGACTGTGGTTTTTAACAAACTTTTTTGCCAGTATATTTTCCGGTATAATAGCAGGATTTACGCAAAATTTTGGATTCTCTACAATATTTAGTGGAATAGGAATTTTATTGTTTATAATGTCAGTTTCATTATTCTGGATGAGAAAACCTCTCCTTAGATTGATGGGAGAGGAAGAAAGAGAAGTTGTATTGAAAAAAGCATAA
- a CDS encoding flavodoxin: MKVGIYYGSTIGDTASIAEKLGGFFNVEAVSISEGLTNIDNFDLILLGSSTWGYGDLQDEWNDEIESLKKMNLAGKKVGLFGTGDQESYVDTFCDALGIIGEAVREAGGEIIGFTSRDSYNFDDSKALEDNNLMGLAIDVNNQDDMTSSRIENWVEQLKKEM; this comes from the coding sequence ATGAAAGTAGGAATTTATTATGGAAGTACAATAGGTGACACAGCTTCAATAGCAGAAAAATTAGGTGGATTTTTTAATGTAGAGGCTGTTTCTATCTCGGAAGGTCTAACAAATATAGATAATTTTGATCTGATCTTATTAGGATCTTCTACATGGGGATATGGAGATCTTCAAGATGAGTGGAACGACGAAATAGAGAGTTTAAAGAAAATGAATCTGGCAGGGAAAAAAGTAGGGCTTTTTGGAACCGGTGACCAAGAATCATATGTGGATACTTTTTGTGATGCCCTGGGTATCATAGGTGAAGCTGTTAGGGAAGCTGGCGGGGAAATAATAGGATTTACTTCTAGAGACAGCTATAATTTTGATGACAGTAAAGCTTTGGAAGATAATAATTTAATGGGTCTTGCAATAGATGTAAACAATCAAGATGACATGACTTCTTCAAGAATTGAAAATTGGGTGGAACAATTAAAAAAAGAGATGTAA
- a CDS encoding aminotransferase class IV: protein MMNYIISNDKFIPSDEFKLDIEDGLLYGYGVFETILLKDKKLIYLEEHYNRLIKAVERLKINMDLNFEKLSLYLNLYIQKNSLENSVLRVTILKNCDSFDMLITHRENKYKPSKYREGFKMEISEFKRNPNSIISGIKSVNYLENIYALREAKKIGSDEVLFLDCKNYVSEGATSNIFFIKDGVIYTPTKECGLLKGIIRGKVMEIIDKNKHLKLKQGFFPLKKLLEADEVFLTNSVMGIMPVSKINHTTYDLKKYHITDLLAEELSRY from the coding sequence ATGATGAATTACATAATTTCAAATGATAAATTCATACCATCGGATGAATTTAAACTGGATATAGAAGATGGCTTGTTATATGGATACGGGGTTTTTGAGACAATTTTATTAAAAGACAAGAAATTAATTTATTTGGAAGAACATTATAACCGCTTAATTAAAGCGGTTGAAAGACTTAAAATAAATATGGATCTGAATTTTGAAAAATTAAGTTTATATTTAAACCTTTATATCCAAAAAAACTCCTTAGAAAACTCCGTTTTGAGGGTAACTATTTTGAAAAATTGTGATTCATTCGATATGCTGATAACCCACAGGGAGAATAAGTATAAACCTTCCAAATACAGAGAGGGATTTAAGATGGAAATATCAGAATTCAAAAGAAACCCCAACTCTATAATATCTGGGATTAAATCAGTAAATTATTTAGAAAATATATATGCCCTGAGGGAAGCCAAAAAGATAGGCAGTGATGAAGTGTTGTTTTTAGACTGTAAAAATTATGTATCTGAAGGGGCAACATCAAATATATTTTTTATTAAAGATGGAGTGATCTATACACCTACAAAGGAATGCGGGCTGTTAAAGGGGATAATTAGAGGAAAAGTTATGGAGATTATAGACAAAAATAAGCATTTGAAGCTAAAGCAGGGATTTTTCCCCTTAAAAAAACTATTAGAGGCAGATGAGGTGTTTTTGACCAACTCTGTAATGGGAATTATGCCGGTATCAAAGATAAATCACACGACTTATGATTTAAAAAAATATCATATAACAGATCTATTGGCAGAGGAACTTAGTAGATATTAA
- a CDS encoding carboxy terminal-processing peptidase, producing MKIYRKIMVLMGILLIAIVSVGEVINGEKKEQLNKVLSDISFSLETTHYKNLDIDDEFSKNVLKNYLDTLDYNHQYFTQAEVDEIYEKWGTQLDDDFLKGDSRAAFEIYDIYKNAVERVIQYQTKLLKNPKNLDFNVDEKLVYDREDEPYFLTKKEYENYWKKMLKSSILSLEEYEDLTYEESIDRMKSRMVTRKKLLEKKTTDDIYSYFVNAFLKEYDPHTTYLSAKEITDFNISMKLQLSGIGAVLTGEKGFIKVVKIMPDGPAAKGKELQPEDKIIAVATDGKTFEDIMDWPLGDAVNLIRGKEGTTVKLRVIPSGSKTAKEYTFVRENVKLEDRGARYFIKEAKSKNSTYKIGVINLPSFYMDFDAYNKGDKNYKSTTRDVKKIIEKLNKGNIDGLIIDLRNNGGGSLSEVNNLMGLFIPYGPVVQVKEGGRVSYLGDSDMTTYFDKPVIVMVNRLSASASEIFAAAMQDYGRGLIVGTPTFGKGTIQTIKGLDLGELKYTNGKFYRINGGSTQHKGVTPDILFPPTYDSAEIGESSLDNPLPWDEVDSLINGENNGNNNKLKEYLAKKHMERAANDPDFIYNTKRYAIIKEITKDKEISLNREVRERETKELEDKWLAITNEKMKAKNETELKDYKALEEYNKERAKKDELELLKKDGEIIETVKILADEIAVGKKR from the coding sequence ATGAAAATATACAGAAAAATAATGGTATTAATGGGAATATTACTCATAGCAATAGTTTCTGTTGGTGAAGTAATAAATGGAGAAAAAAAAGAACAGCTGAACAAGGTGTTATCGGATATATCTTTTTCATTGGAAACAACCCACTATAAAAACTTAGATATAGATGATGAATTTTCTAAAAACGTACTAAAAAATTATCTGGACACATTGGATTATAATCATCAATATTTCACCCAGGCTGAAGTAGATGAAATCTATGAAAAGTGGGGGACACAATTAGATGATGATTTTTTAAAGGGGGATTCCAGAGCAGCTTTTGAGATCTATGACATTTATAAAAATGCTGTAGAAAGAGTGATCCAATATCAGACTAAACTATTGAAGAATCCTAAAAACTTAGATTTTAATGTAGATGAAAAATTAGTCTATGACAGGGAAGATGAACCGTATTTTTTGACAAAAAAAGAATATGAAAACTATTGGAAGAAGATGTTGAAATCATCCATCTTATCCTTAGAGGAATATGAAGACCTGACATATGAAGAGAGCATTGACAGGATGAAGAGCAGGATGGTCACAAGAAAAAAATTGTTGGAGAAAAAAACTACAGATGATATATATTCATATTTTGTAAATGCATTTTTAAAGGAGTACGATCCGCATACTACCTACCTTTCAGCTAAGGAAATAACGGATTTTAATATAAGTATGAAACTGCAGCTTTCAGGAATAGGAGCAGTACTCACCGGGGAAAAGGGGTTCATCAAGGTTGTAAAAATCATGCCCGACGGGCCTGCTGCAAAGGGGAAGGAACTCCAGCCTGAGGATAAAATAATAGCTGTAGCTACAGATGGAAAGACATTTGAAGATATAATGGACTGGCCCCTGGGAGATGCTGTAAATCTTATCAGGGGAAAAGAGGGGACAACTGTAAAATTAAGGGTAATTCCAAGCGGCAGTAAAACAGCTAAAGAATATACCTTTGTAAGGGAAAATGTAAAATTAGAAGATAGGGGAGCCAGATATTTTATAAAGGAAGCTAAATCAAAAAACTCCACCTATAAGATAGGAGTAATTAATCTGCCTTCATTTTATATGGATTTTGATGCTTATAATAAGGGAGATAAAAATTATAAGAGTACCACAAGGGATGTAAAGAAAATTATAGAAAAATTAAATAAGGGAAATATAGACGGGTTGATTATAGACCTTAGAAATAATGGCGGGGGGTCTCTCAGCGAAGTAAACAATCTTATGGGATTATTTATACCCTATGGCCCTGTAGTTCAGGTAAAGGAAGGTGGACGTGTAAGTTATTTAGGGGACAGCGATATGACAACTTATTTTGATAAACCGGTAATAGTAATGGTAAACAGACTCAGTGCGTCTGCATCTGAAATTTTTGCAGCAGCAATGCAGGATTATGGACGTGGACTAATTGTAGGGACTCCTACATTTGGAAAGGGGACAATACAGACTATAAAAGGGTTAGACCTTGGAGAGTTAAAATATACCAATGGTAAATTTTACCGTATAAATGGCGGGAGTACACAGCATAAAGGTGTAACACCGGACATCTTATTCCCTCCTACATATGACAGTGCAGAGATAGGAGAAAGTTCACTGGATAACCCGCTGCCTTGGGATGAGGTAGATTCTCTGATAAATGGAGAAAATAATGGAAATAATAATAAATTGAAAGAATATTTGGCCAAAAAACATATGGAAAGAGCGGCAAATGATCCCGACTTTATCTATAATACCAAAAGGTATGCTATTATCAAAGAGATAACAAAGGATAAAGAAATATCTTTAAATAGAGAAGTCAGAGAGAGGGAAACCAAAGAATTGGAAGATAAGTGGCTCGCCATAACCAATGAGAAGATGAAGGCTAAAAATGAAACAGAACTTAAAGACTATAAGGCTTTAGAGGAATACAATAAAGAAAGAGCTAAAAAAGATGAACTTGAATTATTGAAAAAAGATGGTGAAATTATAGAAACAGTGAAGATATTGGCTGATGAAATAGCCGTAGGAAAAAAAAGATAA
- the glmS gene encoding methylaspartate mutase subunit S, translated as MKNGKTIVIGVIGSDCHAVGNKIIDHVLTQQGFNVINVGVISPQEDFINAAVETDADAIIISSLYGHGELDCQGFKEKCDEAGLQDVKLYVGGNIVVGKQDWNTVEARFKDMGFDRVYKPGTPIELTAEDIKKDLGMIPA; from the coding sequence ATGAAAAATGGAAAGACTATAGTAATCGGAGTAATTGGATCGGACTGTCATGCAGTTGGGAATAAGATCATTGATCATGTATTAACACAGCAAGGGTTTAATGTGATCAACGTAGGTGTTATCTCACCACAAGAAGACTTTATAAACGCAGCAGTAGAAACAGATGCAGATGCAATAATAATCTCTTCATTATATGGTCATGGAGAATTAGACTGTCAAGGATTTAAAGAAAAATGTGATGAAGCAGGATTACAAGATGTAAAATTATATGTTGGAGGAAACATCGTAGTAGGAAAGCAAGATTGGAATACAGTTGAAGCTAGATTTAAAGACATGGGATTTGACAGAGTATATAAGCCAGGAACACCTATTGAACTTACAGCAGAAGATATCAAAAAAGATTTAGGAATGATACCTGCTTAG
- the glmL gene encoding methylaspartate mutase accessory protein GlmL gives MNAYLLIDFGSTYTKLTAVDIENEEILATAKDITTIEDDIMTGFKKAYEKLKLCIEEKNIKFDEINFIKKIACSSAAGGLKMYAIGLVPELTADAAKKAALGAGARVMKTYSYELNHSEIEEIKNSNADILLLAGGTDGGNKKCIIHNAKLIAEIKIEIPVLLAGNKSANDEIIEIFEEADIDYIVTENVMPKLNKINEKPTREAIRKIFMTKIVEAKGMKNAENFISGILMPTPAAVLKAAEVLALGSDDEDGLGNLMVVDIGGATTDIHSLAEGDPSNAGVIPKGLEEPFAKRTVEGDLGMRYSALSLLEAAGTKKIRRYLHDDHKEIDVKAHCNHRHENIMMVPQTPEEIFFDEAMAGAGTEIAMVRHCGWLESVFTPMGVMYYQHGKDLLDVKYVIGTGGVLVHSKNPRNILKAGEFNKEQPVHLLPRSPNYLIDSTYILSAMGLLAGEKPDMAVRIMKKYLEKVN, from the coding sequence ATGAATGCCTACTTATTGATTGACTTTGGGAGTACCTATACTAAATTGACAGCAGTTGATATAGAAAATGAAGAGATACTAGCTACTGCTAAAGATATAACTACAATTGAAGATGACATAATGACAGGTTTTAAAAAAGCCTATGAAAAACTCAAATTATGCATAGAAGAAAAAAATATAAAATTTGATGAGATTAATTTCATAAAGAAAATAGCCTGTTCTTCCGCAGCTGGTGGTTTGAAAATGTATGCAATAGGGCTTGTGCCGGAGCTTACAGCAGATGCCGCTAAAAAAGCTGCCCTAGGTGCAGGAGCCAGGGTTATGAAAACTTATTCTTATGAATTGAATCATAGTGAAATTGAAGAGATAAAAAATTCAAATGCAGATATATTATTGTTAGCAGGTGGAACAGATGGCGGAAACAAAAAGTGTATCATACATAATGCTAAATTAATAGCAGAAATAAAGATAGAGATACCGGTTTTGCTGGCTGGAAATAAGAGTGCTAACGACGAAATTATAGAGATATTTGAAGAAGCAGATATAGATTATATAGTAACAGAAAATGTTATGCCAAAATTAAATAAGATAAATGAAAAACCAACAAGGGAAGCCATAAGAAAGATATTTATGACAAAGATAGTGGAAGCTAAAGGGATGAAAAATGCCGAGAACTTCATATCTGGAATACTTATGCCTACCCCGGCAGCTGTATTAAAAGCTGCAGAGGTACTTGCTCTCGGTAGTGATGACGAAGACGGATTAGGGAATTTGATGGTTGTAGATATAGGTGGGGCCACAACGGATATCCATTCACTGGCAGAGGGTGACCCTAGTAATGCAGGTGTAATTCCTAAAGGCTTGGAAGAACCTTTTGCTAAAAGAACTGTTGAAGGGGATCTCGGAATGAGATACTCTGCTCTATCATTATTAGAAGCAGCAGGAACAAAAAAAATAAGACGATACCTGCATGATGATCATAAAGAGATCGATGTAAAGGCTCACTGTAATCATAGACATGAAAATATTATGATGGTTCCACAAACACCGGAAGAGATATTTTTCGATGAGGCTATGGCAGGAGCAGGAACTGAAATCGCAATGGTAAGACACTGTGGATGGTTAGAAAGTGTATTTACCCCAATGGGAGTAATGTACTACCAGCATGGGAAAGACCTTTTAGATGTTAAATACGTAATTGGAACAGGTGGAGTACTGGTGCACAGTAAAAACCCTAGAAATATATTGAAGGCAGGGGAATTTAATAAAGAACAGCCGGTACATCTATTGCCTAGATCTCCAAATTATTTAATTGACAGCACATATATATTGTCGGCTATGGGACTCCTTGCAGGAGAAAAACCGGATATGGCAGTAAGAATAATGAAAAAATATCTTGAGAAAGTTAATTAG